From a region of the Helianthus annuus cultivar XRQ/B chromosome 5, HanXRQr2.0-SUNRISE, whole genome shotgun sequence genome:
- the LOC110941211 gene encoding serine/threonine-protein kinase TIO isoform X2, which produces MGVENYHVIELVGEGSFGKVYKGRRKFTGQTVAMKFILKHGKSEKDIQNLRQEIEILRKLKHENIIQMLDSFESPQEFCVVTEFAQGELFEILEDDKCLPEEEVQKIAKQLVRALHYLHSNRIIHRDMKPQNILICAGGVVKLCDFGFARAMSNNTVVLRSIKGTPLYMAPELVREQPYNHTVDLWSTGVILYELFVGQPPFYTNSVYALIRHIIKDPVKYPETMSANFRSFLRGLLNKDPHSRLTWPKLLHHPFVAENLEDVEAREFRANTAASIGSDAAWKGEQHVQVTGLISASPEGKSRSPTTNDENTTDLSQHSTIDRVSPQPESQRVIESDAIQSGCQLLDKLEINSRSVKGAKLIGQDNEALSVILLPLKNRQCRDQDVLSANQSLKVLLNLVAAGAINSTGVLDEIFWELIGFTANLLRLKKSDFNDLLVKCFSVIKKLLDNCGSGFGDSYLRHWVAMVELHKEVSSSAEDASGRLLYESIACITVIVSRAAQSLKASLATNRADMAINGLKEILDHAKSSGVADTLLSHLMTSGTSLMSGSASLLRVACEACRAIWSLIDAFEIQSTKQNAHVFPLSSMYSHSLDRLNFNGDDPEPLIGIDSERIVDGVTRAFLRSKALQVAFYYCLRQGLEVAWSSAIQIILRCSLHNSSVSGVLCGLPSSLPVTTVVSGGGDNTIISEIFSILSLCASMDRPSQTGDTNNLKSKISNPCALICHSCLLLAAVAQSLKSTGRNSALFMLTSSTKKQHSRLSDLAHHYSLCDRIQNSFQPHSMSAMLALASILSLESNSSVETSISEIAVPLIPRSATLCGYLRMVTDNNNGNKLSYWHGFRDGCVGLLDSRLMWGGALAIQQLCASGIPQTLIDLLGNNHSDQNQIGLSPVGVVWTVSSLCQCLPGGSSTFRQVLLKLEHVKLLSDLLSDVHLKLIRCWGGPGGGKNGIRDTVNAVINLLAFPFVAVQNVTNSPSAVTGTAASISSGFLLNMGSPGGKVGADDKEFVKSIEASMKKYIQILLEAGIPASIIQCLKHVDLKDAARPVAFLAKMTGHGPLVVQLLGKGLLNPNTMRRLLDNSSPREVKLDVLMIVSDVARMHKDFYEHIKGADILEHLKGFLTHEDPNIRAKACSALGNMCRHNSYFYSLLAKHNIVSLLVDRCSDGDKRTRKFACFAIGNAAYHNDFFYEELRRCIPQLANLLLSEEEDKTKANASGALSNLVRNSNKLCQDMVSKGAMQALLKLVEDCSVVIPNPSRKDAISESPLKIALFALYKMCTHAPCRQFLRTSDRYPVLGKLRESGDDTISEYASAILKKTAQP; this is translated from the exons ATGGGAGTAGAGAACTATCACGTCATAGAGCTTGTAGGTGAAGGATCCTTCGGTAAAGTATACAAGGGGAGACGCAAGTTCACCGGTCAG ACTGTTGCAATGAAGTTCATACTCAAGCATGGTAAAAGTGAAAAGGATATTCAAAATCTCAGACAAGAAATTGAG ATTTTGAGAAAATTGAAACATGAGAATATTATTCAAATGTTAGATTCGTTTGAGAGTCCACAGGAGTTCTGTGTTGTTACCGAATTTGCTCAA GGTGAATTGTTTGAAATTCTTGAAGATGATAAGTGCCTGCCTGAAGAAGAAGTGCAGAAAATTGCAAAGCAGCTG GTGAGAGCTCTGCACTATTTGCATTCCAACCGAATAATTCATCGTGACATGAAGCCACAAAACATCTTGATTTGTGCCGGGGGTGTCGTTAAG CTATGTGATTTTGGGTTTGCACGTGCTATGTCAAATAATACAGTTGTTTTACGTTCGATAAAAG GTACTCCATTGTACATGGCCCCAGAACTTGTACGAGAGCAACCCTACAACCACACTGTTGATTTGTGGTCTACAGGGGTCATTCT GTATGAATTATTTGTTGGCCAACCTCCTTTTTACACTAATTCAGTGTATGCACTTATCCGACATATCATTAAG GATCCAGTGAAGTACCCAGAAACCATGAGTGCAAACTTCAGAAGCTTCCTTAGGGGGCTGCTTAATAAG GATCCTCATAGCAGGCTGACATGGCCCAAGCTTCTTCATCATCCATTTGTTGCAGAAAATCTCGAAGATGTTGAGGCTAGG GAGTTTCGTGCCAACACTGCTGCTTCTATTGGAAGTGATGCTGCTTGGAAAGGCGAACAACATGTACAAGTAACTGGTTTGATCTCTGCAAGTCCAGAAG GTAAAAGTCGATCTCCCACAACCAATGATGAAAATACCACAGATTTGAGTCAACACTCAACTATTGATCGTGTGTCGCCGCAACCAGAGTCTCAAAGGGTCATAGAAAGTGACGCTATACAATCAG GTTGCCAGCTACTGGACAAATTGGAAATTAACTCTCGCAGTGTGAAGGGTGCCAAGTTAATCGGCCAAGACAACGAAGCACTGTCAGTTATCTTGTTGCCTCTAAAAAATCGGCAGTGCAG GGATCAAGATGTTCTCTCTGCAAACCAGTCCTTGAAAGTTCTTTTAAATTTAGTTGCTGCTGGTGCCATTAATTCTACAGGAGTTCTTGATGAAATTTTTTGGGAACTTATAGGCTTTACTGCTAATCTCCTTCGCCTAAAAAAGTCAGATTTTAATGACTTGCTGGTAAAG TGTTTCTCAGTTATCAAAAAGTTATTGGATAACTGCGGAAGTGGGTTTGGAGATTCATACCTTAGGCATTGGGTTGCTATGGTGGAGCTTCATAAAGAGGTTTCCAGTTCTGCTGAAGATGCATCTGGAAGACTTCTTTATGAATCGATTGCCTGCATTACTGTTATAGTATCTCGAGCAGCACAGAGTCTAAAAGCATCTTTGGCAACCAACCGTGCTGATATGGCGATCAATGGACTTAAAGAGATATTAGATCATGCTAAATCATCAGGAGTAGCAGATACTTTGCTTTCACACTTAATGACTAGTGGCACAAGTTTAATGTCTGGCTCGGCGAGTTTGTTACGTGTCGCTTGTGAAGCATGTAGGGCTATTTGGTCGTTGATAGATGCATTTGAGATTCAATCTACAAAGCAAAATGCACATGTATTTCCCTTGAGCTCAATGTATTCCCACTCTTTGGATCGGCTTAACTTTAATGGAGATGATCCTGAACCGTTGATTGGTATTGATTCTGAAAGAATAGTTGATGGGGTTACTCGAGCATTtctcagatctaaagctctacaAGTTGCGTTTTACTATTGTCTTCGCCAAGGCCTAGAGGTTGCATGGTCTTCTGCTATTCAG atcatctTAAGGTGTTCCCTGCACAATAGCTCAGTAAGTGGCGTTTTATGTGGTCTTCCTAGCTCTTTACCTGTTACGACAGTCGTTAGTGGCGGTGGTGATAATACAATCATCTCCGAGATATTTTCAATACTATCACTTTGTGCTTCTATGGACAGACCTTCACAAACAGGCGACACAAACAATCTAAAAAGTAAGATATCCAATCCATGTGCTTTAATTTGCCATTCATGTCTTCTACTCGCTGCAGTTGCACAATCCCTAAAGTCAACCGGAAGAAACTCTGCTCTTTTCATGCTTACATCATCAACAAAAAAACAACACTCGCGCCTCTCTGATCTTGCACACCATTATTCTTTATGTGATAGAATACAGAATTCCTTTCAACCTCATTCCATGTCCGCTATGTTGGCGCTTGCTTCTATTTTGTCCCTTGAGAGTAACTCTTCTGTTGAAACATCGATATCTGAAATAGCCGTGCCTTTGATTCCCCGAAGTGCCACGCTTTGCGGGTACTTAAGGATGGTAACCGATAATAACAATGGAAACAAGCTCTCGTATTGGCACGGGTTTCGGGATGGCTGTGTAGGTTTGTTAGATTCCAGATTGATGTGGGGTGGGGCTTTAGCAATTCAACAGTTGTGTGCCAGTGGTATTCCTCAAACTCTTATTGATTTGTTGGGAAACAACCATTCAGATCAAAATCAAATCGGACTATCGCCTGTTGGCGTTGTATGGACTGTTTCGTCACTATGTCAGTGTCTGCCAGGTGGCAGCTCTACTTTTCGCCAGGTGTTGCTTAAACTCGAGCATGTGAAACTTCTGTCTGATTTATTATCAGATGTACATCTTAAGCTTATAAGATGTTGGGGTGGACCCGGTGGAGGGAAAAACGGAATACGAGATACAGTTAATGCTGTTATTAATCTTCTCGCATTTCCATTTGTGGCGGTACAAAATGTAACAAATTCTCCATCTGCTGTTACTGGGACTGCTGCTTCAATAAGTAGCGGTTTTCTTTTAAATATGGGGTCTCCCGGTGGTAAAGTTGGTGCCGATGACAAAGAGTTCGTTAAATCAATAGAAGCAAGCATGAAGAaatatattcaaatccttcttGAG GCGGGAATTCCAGCCAGTATAATTCAGTGCTTGAAACATGTGGACTTAAAGGATGCTGCAAGACCCGTTGCGTTTCTAGCCAAAATGACGGGTCACGGGCCATTGGTTGTACAACTCCTTGGCAAGGGTCTGTTGAATCCAAATACAATGAGACGGTTACTTGATAATTCTTCACCAAGGGAAGTCAAACTGGATGTTCTAATGATAGTTTCAGATGTAGCTCGTATGCATAAG GATTTTTATGAGCACATAAAGGGAGCAGACATCTTGGAACACTTGAAAGGCTTTCTTACACATGAAGATCCTAATATACGTGCTAAGGCATGCAGTGCTCTAGGAAACATGTGCCGACATAACTCCTACTTCTATAGCTTGTTG GCAAAGCATAATATTGTCAGTCTGCTGGTTGATCGCTGCTCTGACGGAGACAAACGCACCCGTAAATTTGCTTGTTTTGCA ATTGGTAATGCAGCGTATCACAACGACTTCTTTTATGAAGAGCTGAGGAGATGCATCCCTCAACTAGCAAATCTGCTACTTTCGGAAGAGGAAGACAAAACAAAGGCAAATGCATCAGGTGCTCTTAGCAATCTGGTTCGAAACTCCAACAAACTTTGTCAAGATATGGTTTCTAAAGGGGCAATGCAG GCTTTGTTGAAGTTGGTTGAAGATTGTTCAGTTGTCATCCCCAACCCAAGTAGGAAAGATGCTATTAGCGAGTCACCGTTAAAAATAGCTCTTTTTGCATTGTATAAGATGTGCACACACGCACCTTGTCGACAGTTTCTTCGCACATCTGATCGTTACCCAGTACTTGGAAAACTCCGGGAATCAGGAGATGATACGATTTCTGAATATGCTTCTGCCATTCTTAAAAAAACTGCTCAACCGTGA
- the LOC110941211 gene encoding serine/threonine-protein kinase TIO isoform X1, which yields MGVENYHVIELVGEGSFGKVYKGRRKFTGQTVAMKFILKHGKSEKDIQNLRQEIEILRKLKHENIIQMLDSFESPQEFCVVTEFAQGELFEILEDDKCLPEEEVQKIAKQLVRALHYLHSNRIIHRDMKPQNILICAGGVVKLCDFGFARAMSNNTVVLRSIKGTPLYMAPELVREQPYNHTVDLWSTGVILYELFVGQPPFYTNSVYALIRHIIKDPVKYPETMSANFRSFLRGLLNKDPHSRLTWPKLLHHPFVAENLEDVEAREFRANTAASIGSDAAWKGEQHVQVTGLISASPEDIFAGKSRSPTTNDENTTDLSQHSTIDRVSPQPESQRVIESDAIQSGCQLLDKLEINSRSVKGAKLIGQDNEALSVILLPLKNRQCRDQDVLSANQSLKVLLNLVAAGAINSTGVLDEIFWELIGFTANLLRLKKSDFNDLLVKCFSVIKKLLDNCGSGFGDSYLRHWVAMVELHKEVSSSAEDASGRLLYESIACITVIVSRAAQSLKASLATNRADMAINGLKEILDHAKSSGVADTLLSHLMTSGTSLMSGSASLLRVACEACRAIWSLIDAFEIQSTKQNAHVFPLSSMYSHSLDRLNFNGDDPEPLIGIDSERIVDGVTRAFLRSKALQVAFYYCLRQGLEVAWSSAIQIILRCSLHNSSVSGVLCGLPSSLPVTTVVSGGGDNTIISEIFSILSLCASMDRPSQTGDTNNLKSKISNPCALICHSCLLLAAVAQSLKSTGRNSALFMLTSSTKKQHSRLSDLAHHYSLCDRIQNSFQPHSMSAMLALASILSLESNSSVETSISEIAVPLIPRSATLCGYLRMVTDNNNGNKLSYWHGFRDGCVGLLDSRLMWGGALAIQQLCASGIPQTLIDLLGNNHSDQNQIGLSPVGVVWTVSSLCQCLPGGSSTFRQVLLKLEHVKLLSDLLSDVHLKLIRCWGGPGGGKNGIRDTVNAVINLLAFPFVAVQNVTNSPSAVTGTAASISSGFLLNMGSPGGKVGADDKEFVKSIEASMKKYIQILLEAGIPASIIQCLKHVDLKDAARPVAFLAKMTGHGPLVVQLLGKGLLNPNTMRRLLDNSSPREVKLDVLMIVSDVARMHKDFYEHIKGADILEHLKGFLTHEDPNIRAKACSALGNMCRHNSYFYSLLAKHNIVSLLVDRCSDGDKRTRKFACFAIGNAAYHNDFFYEELRRCIPQLANLLLSEEEDKTKANASGALSNLVRNSNKLCQDMVSKGAMQALLKLVEDCSVVIPNPSRKDAISESPLKIALFALYKMCTHAPCRQFLRTSDRYPVLGKLRESGDDTISEYASAILKKTAQP from the exons ATGGGAGTAGAGAACTATCACGTCATAGAGCTTGTAGGTGAAGGATCCTTCGGTAAAGTATACAAGGGGAGACGCAAGTTCACCGGTCAG ACTGTTGCAATGAAGTTCATACTCAAGCATGGTAAAAGTGAAAAGGATATTCAAAATCTCAGACAAGAAATTGAG ATTTTGAGAAAATTGAAACATGAGAATATTATTCAAATGTTAGATTCGTTTGAGAGTCCACAGGAGTTCTGTGTTGTTACCGAATTTGCTCAA GGTGAATTGTTTGAAATTCTTGAAGATGATAAGTGCCTGCCTGAAGAAGAAGTGCAGAAAATTGCAAAGCAGCTG GTGAGAGCTCTGCACTATTTGCATTCCAACCGAATAATTCATCGTGACATGAAGCCACAAAACATCTTGATTTGTGCCGGGGGTGTCGTTAAG CTATGTGATTTTGGGTTTGCACGTGCTATGTCAAATAATACAGTTGTTTTACGTTCGATAAAAG GTACTCCATTGTACATGGCCCCAGAACTTGTACGAGAGCAACCCTACAACCACACTGTTGATTTGTGGTCTACAGGGGTCATTCT GTATGAATTATTTGTTGGCCAACCTCCTTTTTACACTAATTCAGTGTATGCACTTATCCGACATATCATTAAG GATCCAGTGAAGTACCCAGAAACCATGAGTGCAAACTTCAGAAGCTTCCTTAGGGGGCTGCTTAATAAG GATCCTCATAGCAGGCTGACATGGCCCAAGCTTCTTCATCATCCATTTGTTGCAGAAAATCTCGAAGATGTTGAGGCTAGG GAGTTTCGTGCCAACACTGCTGCTTCTATTGGAAGTGATGCTGCTTGGAAAGGCGAACAACATGTACAAGTAACTGGTTTGATCTCTGCAAGTCCAGAAG ACATTTTTGCAGGTAAAAGTCGATCTCCCACAACCAATGATGAAAATACCACAGATTTGAGTCAACACTCAACTATTGATCGTGTGTCGCCGCAACCAGAGTCTCAAAGGGTCATAGAAAGTGACGCTATACAATCAG GTTGCCAGCTACTGGACAAATTGGAAATTAACTCTCGCAGTGTGAAGGGTGCCAAGTTAATCGGCCAAGACAACGAAGCACTGTCAGTTATCTTGTTGCCTCTAAAAAATCGGCAGTGCAG GGATCAAGATGTTCTCTCTGCAAACCAGTCCTTGAAAGTTCTTTTAAATTTAGTTGCTGCTGGTGCCATTAATTCTACAGGAGTTCTTGATGAAATTTTTTGGGAACTTATAGGCTTTACTGCTAATCTCCTTCGCCTAAAAAAGTCAGATTTTAATGACTTGCTGGTAAAG TGTTTCTCAGTTATCAAAAAGTTATTGGATAACTGCGGAAGTGGGTTTGGAGATTCATACCTTAGGCATTGGGTTGCTATGGTGGAGCTTCATAAAGAGGTTTCCAGTTCTGCTGAAGATGCATCTGGAAGACTTCTTTATGAATCGATTGCCTGCATTACTGTTATAGTATCTCGAGCAGCACAGAGTCTAAAAGCATCTTTGGCAACCAACCGTGCTGATATGGCGATCAATGGACTTAAAGAGATATTAGATCATGCTAAATCATCAGGAGTAGCAGATACTTTGCTTTCACACTTAATGACTAGTGGCACAAGTTTAATGTCTGGCTCGGCGAGTTTGTTACGTGTCGCTTGTGAAGCATGTAGGGCTATTTGGTCGTTGATAGATGCATTTGAGATTCAATCTACAAAGCAAAATGCACATGTATTTCCCTTGAGCTCAATGTATTCCCACTCTTTGGATCGGCTTAACTTTAATGGAGATGATCCTGAACCGTTGATTGGTATTGATTCTGAAAGAATAGTTGATGGGGTTACTCGAGCATTtctcagatctaaagctctacaAGTTGCGTTTTACTATTGTCTTCGCCAAGGCCTAGAGGTTGCATGGTCTTCTGCTATTCAG atcatctTAAGGTGTTCCCTGCACAATAGCTCAGTAAGTGGCGTTTTATGTGGTCTTCCTAGCTCTTTACCTGTTACGACAGTCGTTAGTGGCGGTGGTGATAATACAATCATCTCCGAGATATTTTCAATACTATCACTTTGTGCTTCTATGGACAGACCTTCACAAACAGGCGACACAAACAATCTAAAAAGTAAGATATCCAATCCATGTGCTTTAATTTGCCATTCATGTCTTCTACTCGCTGCAGTTGCACAATCCCTAAAGTCAACCGGAAGAAACTCTGCTCTTTTCATGCTTACATCATCAACAAAAAAACAACACTCGCGCCTCTCTGATCTTGCACACCATTATTCTTTATGTGATAGAATACAGAATTCCTTTCAACCTCATTCCATGTCCGCTATGTTGGCGCTTGCTTCTATTTTGTCCCTTGAGAGTAACTCTTCTGTTGAAACATCGATATCTGAAATAGCCGTGCCTTTGATTCCCCGAAGTGCCACGCTTTGCGGGTACTTAAGGATGGTAACCGATAATAACAATGGAAACAAGCTCTCGTATTGGCACGGGTTTCGGGATGGCTGTGTAGGTTTGTTAGATTCCAGATTGATGTGGGGTGGGGCTTTAGCAATTCAACAGTTGTGTGCCAGTGGTATTCCTCAAACTCTTATTGATTTGTTGGGAAACAACCATTCAGATCAAAATCAAATCGGACTATCGCCTGTTGGCGTTGTATGGACTGTTTCGTCACTATGTCAGTGTCTGCCAGGTGGCAGCTCTACTTTTCGCCAGGTGTTGCTTAAACTCGAGCATGTGAAACTTCTGTCTGATTTATTATCAGATGTACATCTTAAGCTTATAAGATGTTGGGGTGGACCCGGTGGAGGGAAAAACGGAATACGAGATACAGTTAATGCTGTTATTAATCTTCTCGCATTTCCATTTGTGGCGGTACAAAATGTAACAAATTCTCCATCTGCTGTTACTGGGACTGCTGCTTCAATAAGTAGCGGTTTTCTTTTAAATATGGGGTCTCCCGGTGGTAAAGTTGGTGCCGATGACAAAGAGTTCGTTAAATCAATAGAAGCAAGCATGAAGAaatatattcaaatccttcttGAG GCGGGAATTCCAGCCAGTATAATTCAGTGCTTGAAACATGTGGACTTAAAGGATGCTGCAAGACCCGTTGCGTTTCTAGCCAAAATGACGGGTCACGGGCCATTGGTTGTACAACTCCTTGGCAAGGGTCTGTTGAATCCAAATACAATGAGACGGTTACTTGATAATTCTTCACCAAGGGAAGTCAAACTGGATGTTCTAATGATAGTTTCAGATGTAGCTCGTATGCATAAG GATTTTTATGAGCACATAAAGGGAGCAGACATCTTGGAACACTTGAAAGGCTTTCTTACACATGAAGATCCTAATATACGTGCTAAGGCATGCAGTGCTCTAGGAAACATGTGCCGACATAACTCCTACTTCTATAGCTTGTTG GCAAAGCATAATATTGTCAGTCTGCTGGTTGATCGCTGCTCTGACGGAGACAAACGCACCCGTAAATTTGCTTGTTTTGCA ATTGGTAATGCAGCGTATCACAACGACTTCTTTTATGAAGAGCTGAGGAGATGCATCCCTCAACTAGCAAATCTGCTACTTTCGGAAGAGGAAGACAAAACAAAGGCAAATGCATCAGGTGCTCTTAGCAATCTGGTTCGAAACTCCAACAAACTTTGTCAAGATATGGTTTCTAAAGGGGCAATGCAG GCTTTGTTGAAGTTGGTTGAAGATTGTTCAGTTGTCATCCCCAACCCAAGTAGGAAAGATGCTATTAGCGAGTCACCGTTAAAAATAGCTCTTTTTGCATTGTATAAGATGTGCACACACGCACCTTGTCGACAGTTTCTTCGCACATCTGATCGTTACCCAGTACTTGGAAAACTCCGGGAATCAGGAGATGATACGATTTCTGAATATGCTTCTGCCATTCTTAAAAAAACTGCTCAACCGTGA